In a single window of the Carassius gibelio isolate Cgi1373 ecotype wild population from Czech Republic chromosome A12, carGib1.2-hapl.c, whole genome shotgun sequence genome:
- the LOC128025449 gene encoding uncharacterized protein LOC128025449, protein MAESAQNKGNSHALRPTTERHGTEPPNVTIDQMLENLNAYLDKRLGLRKCHDDICQKYSIKYSESGLWALPDIKRAYGKMQRLRTYTNRDGLSVILLKQIRQHLQRCETDKLQHEKKAEKAKVRALAEQLQTVKKDKERLLQQNDKLLTLLSKRLESKASSSSDNSDADINTHTEITKDKLKVRLAPVIIKNRRTETENEEEYEEDGERRTRTVKKVIKKYVPYRTYQPATPEQVDKWSKELPDVYKQPRKVWQFLQRLQKIYNLHPLDSVMIVNVNLRDNDQQRLTESVERRIGESQENIEAGWEVVQTFLFELKPAEVNWAKITSCVQKTGESVAEFEERFRQTWMEHAGLNNNIEELCEDTSIPFKTIFVNGLKPEVSKTLKIRYDDWDSTGTKFMQIVEWSAKIERTQEVDLRVLQSKTLSYNNRTMGYEKSEYQRHSREKTQERFRHCNEEGHWIRDCKLSLRQSDDDHLLKRFQQLTAKQKQTLLNAVEPQGN, encoded by the coding sequence ATGGCTGAGTCTGCACAAAACAAAGGCAATAGTCATGCATTGAGGCCAACAACAGAAAGACATGGAACAGAACCTCCAAATGTTACCATTGATCAGATGTTGGAGAATCTGAATGCATATCTGGACAAAAGGCTGGGACTGAGGAAGTGCCATGATGACATCTGCCAGAAGTACAGCATCAAGTACTCAGAGAGTGGACTATGGGCTTTGCCGGACATTAAAAGGGCTTATGGAAAGATGCAGCGCTTAAGGACATACACCAACAGAGATGGCTTGTCTGTAATTTTGCTCAAACAAATTCGACAGCATCTACAGAGATGTGAAACTGACAAATTACAACATGAGAAAAAAGCAGAGAAAGCAAAGGTTCGAGCACTGGCTGAACAATTACAGACTGTAAAGAAGGACAAAGAAAGACTGTTACAACAGAATGACAAGTTGTTAACTTTGCTCTCCAAACGACTGGAATCAAAAGCTTCAAGCAGCTCTGATAACAGTGATGCAGATATCAACACACATACTGAAATTACAAAGGACAAACTGAAGGTTAGACTTGCTCCTGTAATTATTAAGAACAGaagaactgaaactgaaaatgaagAGGAGTATGAGGAAGATGGTGAACGACGAACTCGCACAGTAAAAAAGGTAATAAAGAAATATGTTCCATACAGAACATACCAGCCAGCTACTCCAGAGCAAGTTGACAAATGGTCAAAAGAATTGCCAGATGTGTACAAGCAACCACGGAAAGTATGGCAATTTCTTCAACGCTTGCAGAAAATCTACAATTTACATCCACTGGACAGTGTGATGATTGTTAATGTGAACTTAAGAGACAATGACCAACAACGACTTACAGAAAGTGTTGAAAGAAGGATTGGTGAATCTCAAGAAAACATTGAAGCTGGATGGGAAGTGGTTCAAACCTTCTTATTTGAACTGAAACCTGCAGAGGTTAATTGGGCTAAAATTACCTCTTGTGTGCAGAAGACAGGAGAAAGTGTTGCAGAATTTGAAGAACGCTTCAGACAAACTTGGATGGAACATGCTGGTTTGAACAACAACATTGAAGAACTCTGTGAAGACACTAGCATCCCTTTTAAAACCATATTTGTGAATGGACTGAAACCTGAGGTTTCTAAAACTCTTAAAATCAGGTATGATGACTGGGACAGCACTGGAACAAAATTTATGCAGATTGTAGAATGGTCAGCAAAGATTGAAAGAACACAGGAAGTCGATCTCAGAGTTTTACAATCCAAAACCTTGTCATACAACAACAGGACAATGGGATACGAAAAAAGTGAATATCAGAGACACTCAAGAGAGAAAACTCAGGAAAGATTTAGACATTGCAACGAGGAAGGACACTGGATTCGTGATTGTAAGCTGAGTTTGAGACAAAGTGATGATGACCACCTGTTGAAGAGGTTTCAGCAGTTGACAGCCAAACAAAAACAGACTCTGCTAAATGCTGTGGAGCCACAGGGAAACTGA